A genome region from Neisseria meningitidis includes the following:
- the murC gene encoding UDP-N-acetylmuramate--L-alanine ligase, with protein sequence MMKNRVTNIHFVGIGGVGMSGIAEVLHNLGFKVSGSDQARNAATEHLGSLGIQVYPGHTAEHVNGADVVVTSTAVKKENPEVVAALEQQIPVIPRALMLAELMRFRDGIAIAGTHGKTTTTSLTASILGAAGLDPTFVIGGKLNAAGTNARLGKGEYIVAEADESDASFLHLTPIMSVVTNIDEDHMDTYGHSVEKLHQAFIDFIHRMPFYGKAFLCIDSEHVRAILPKVSKPYATYGLDDTADIYATDIENVGAQMKFTVHVQMKGHEQGSFEVVLNMPGRHNVLNALAAIGVALEVGASVEAIQKGLLGFEGVGRRFQKYGDIKLPNGGTALLVDDYGHHPVEMAATLSAARGAYPEKRLVLAFQPHRYTRTRDLFEDFTKVLNTVDALVLTEVYAAGEEPIAAADSRALARAIRVLGKLEPIYCENVADLPEMLLNVLQDGDIVLNMGAGSINRVPAALLELSKQI encoded by the coding sequence ATGATGAAAAATCGAGTGACCAACATCCATTTTGTCGGTATCGGCGGCGTCGGCATGAGCGGTATCGCCGAAGTCTTGCACAATTTGGGTTTTAAAGTTTCCGGTTCGGATCAGGCGCGAAATGCCGCTACCGAGCATTTGGGCAGCCTGGGCATTCAAGTTTATCCCGGCCATACCGCAGAACACGTTAACGGTGCGGATGTCGTCGTTACCTCTACCGCCGTCAAAAAAGAAAATCCCGAAGTTGTCGCTGCGTTGGAGCAGCAAATTCCCGTTATTCCGCGCGCCCTGATGTTGGCGGAGTTGATGCGCTTCCGTGACGGCATCGCCATTGCCGGCACGCACGGCAAAACCACGACCACCAGCCTGACCGCCTCCATCCTCGGCGCGGCAGGACTTGACCCGACTTTCGTTATCGGCGGCAAACTCAACGCCGCAGGCACCAACGCCCGCTTGGGCAAAGGCGAATACATCGTTGCCGAAGCCGACGAGTCGGATGCATCCTTTCTGCACCTGACACCGATTATGTCCGTCGTTACCAATATCGACGAAGACCATATGGATACCTACGGGCACAGTGTTGAGAAGCTGCATCAGGCGTTTATCGATTTCATCCACCGTATGCCCTTCTACGGCAAAGCCTTTTTGTGTATTGACAGCGAACACGTCCGCGCGATTTTGCCCAAAGTGAGCAAACCTTATGCTACTTACGGTTTGGACGATACCGCCGACATCTACGCCACCGACATCGAAAACGTCGGCGCGCAAATGAAATTCACCGTCCATGTTCAAATGAAAGGACATGAGCAGGGGTCGTTTGAAGTCGTGCTGAATATGCCCGGCAGACACAACGTGCTGAACGCATTGGCAGCCATCGGCGTGGCGCTGGAAGTCGGCGCATCGGTTGAAGCGATCCAAAAAGGCTTGCTCGGCTTTGAAGGTGTCGGCCGCCGCTTCCAAAAATACGGCGACATCAAGTTGCCAAACGGTGGAACCGCGCTCTTGGTGGACGACTACGGACACCACCCCGTCGAAATGGCGGCGACCCTTTCCGCCGCACGCGGCGCGTATCCGGAAAAACGTTTGGTACTCGCCTTCCAGCCGCACCGCTATACCCGCACGCGCGATTTGTTTGAAGACTTTACCAAAGTCCTCAATACCGTTGACGCGCTGGTGCTGACCGAAGTTTATGCCGCCGGTGAAGAGCCGATTGCCGCCGCTGATTCCCGCGCTCTTGCCCGCGCCATCCGCGTGTTGGGCAAACTCGAGCCGATTTACTGCGAAAACGTTGCCGATCTGCCCGAAATGCTGTTGAACGTTTTGCAGGACGGCGACATCGTGTTGAATATGGGTGCGGGAAGCATCAACCGCGTCCCCGCCGCGCTGCTGGAATTGTCGAAACAGATTTGA
- the murD gene encoding UDP-N-acetylmuramoyl-L-alanine--D-glutamate ligase — protein sequence MTFQNKKILVAGLGGTGISMIAYLRKNGAEVAAYDAELKPERVSQIGKMFDGLVFYTGRLKDALSNGFDILALSPGISERQPDIEAFKRNGGRVLGDIELLADIVNRRGDKVIAITGSNGKTTVTSLVGYLCIKCGLDTVIAGNIGAPVLEAELQREGKKADVWVLELSSFQLENTESLRPTAATVLNISEDHLDRYDDLLDYAHTKAKIFRGDGVQVLNADDAFCRAMKRAGREVKWFSLEYEADFWLERETGRLKQGNEDLIATQDIPLQGLHNATNVMAAVALCEAVGLPREALLEHVKTFQGLPHRVEKIGEKNGVVFIDDSKGTNVGATAAAIAGLQNPLFVILGGMGKGQDFTPLRDALAGKAKGVFLIGVDAPQIRRDLDGCDLNMTDCATLEEAVQKAYAQAEAGDIVLLSPACASFDMFKGYAHRSEVFIGAFKAL from the coding sequence ATGACTTTCCAAAACAAAAAAATCCTCGTCGCCGGACTTGGCGGCACGGGTATTTCCATGATTGCCTACCTGCGCAAAAACGGCGCGGAGGTTGCTGCGTATGATGCGGAGCTGAAGCCGGAACGCGTGTCGCAAATCGGTAAGATGTTTGACGGGTTGGTGTTTTACACGGGCCGTCTGAAAGATGCGCTCTCCAACGGTTTCGATATTCTGGCACTCAGCCCCGGCATCAGCGAGCGGCAGCCGGATATCGAGGCCTTTAAGCGAAACGGCGGACGCGTGTTGGGCGACATCGAATTGCTGGCGGACATTGTGAACCGCCGCGGCGACAAGGTGATTGCGATTACCGGCAGCAACGGCAAAACCACGGTAACGAGCCTGGTCGGCTATCTCTGCATCAAGTGTGGGCTGGATACCGTTATCGCGGGCAATATCGGCGCGCCGGTTTTGGAGGCGGAATTGCAGCGCGAAGGCAAAAAGGCGGACGTGTGGGTGTTGGAGCTTTCCAGTTTCCAACTGGAAAACACCGAAAGCCTGCGCCCGACTGCGGCGACAGTGCTGAACATTTCCGAAGACCATCTCGACCGCTACGACGACTTGCTCGACTACGCGCATACCAAAGCCAAGATTTTCCGTGGCGACGGTGTGCAGGTTTTGAATGCGGACGATGCGTTCTGTCGTGCGATGAAGCGCGCCGGGCGCGAGGTGAAATGGTTTTCGTTGGAATACGAAGCCGATTTTTGGTTGGAACGTGAGACAGGTCGCCTGAAACAAGGCAATGAAGATTTGATTGCCACGCAAGATATTCCGCTGCAAGGCTTGCACAACGCCACTAACGTGATGGCTGCCGTTGCCTTGTGCGAAGCCGTCGGTTTGCCGCGCGAAGCATTGCTCGAACACGTCAAAACCTTTCAAGGCCTGCCGCACCGCGTGGAAAAAATCGGCGAGAAAAATGGCGTGGTGTTCATCGACGACAGCAAAGGCACGAACGTCGGTGCGACCGCCGCCGCGATTGCCGGTTTGCAAAATCCGCTCTTCGTGATTTTAGGCGGCATGGGCAAAGGGCAGGACTTCACGCCCCTGCGCGACGCGCTTGCCGGCAAGGCAAAAGGCGTGTTCCTGATCGGTGTCGATGCGCCGCAAATCCGCCGCGATTTGGACGGCTGCGATCTGAATATGACCGACTGCGCCACTTTGGAAGAAGCGGTTCAGAAGGCATATGCCCAAGCCGAAGCGGGCGATATCGTGCTGCTCAGCCCCGCCTGCGCGAGTTTCGATATGTTTAAAGGCTACGCGCACCGTTCGGAAGTGTTTATCGGGGCGTTTAAGGCTTTGTGA
- the mraY gene encoding phospho-N-acetylmuramoyl-pentapeptide-transferase, translated as MFLWLAHFSNWLTGLNIFQYTTFRAVMAALTALAFSLMFGPWTIRRLTALKCGQAVRTDGPQTHLVKNGTPTMGGSLILTAITVSTLLWGNWANPYIWILLGVLLATGALGFYDDWRKVVYKDPNGVSAKFKMVWQSSVAIIAGLALFYLAANSANNILIVPFFKQIALPLGVVGFLVLSYLTIVGTSNAVNLTDGLDGLATFPVVLVAAGLAIFAYASGHSQFAQYLQLPYVAGANEVVIFCTAMCGACLGFLWFNAYPAQVFMGDVGALALGAALGTVAVIVRQEFVLVIMGGLFVVEAVSVMLQVGWYKKTKKRIFLMAPIHHHYEQKGWKETQVVVRFWIITIVLVLIGLSTLKIR; from the coding sequence GTCATGGCGGCGTTGACCGCCTTGGCGTTTTCCCTGATGTTCGGCCCGTGGACGATACGCAGGCTGACCGCGCTCAAATGCGGGCAGGCAGTGCGTACCGACGGTCCGCAAACCCACCTCGTCAAAAACGGCACGCCGACGATGGGCGGTTCGCTGATTCTGACCGCCATTACCGTGTCCACCCTGTTGTGGGGCAACTGGGCAAACCCGTATATCTGGATTCTCTTGGGCGTATTGCTCGCCACGGGCGCACTCGGTTTTTACGACGACTGGCGCAAAGTCGTCTATAAAGACCCCAACGGCGTGTCCGCCAAATTCAAAATGGTGTGGCAGTCAAGCGTTGCCATTATCGCCGGTTTGGCATTGTTTTACCTTGCCGCCAATTCCGCCAACAATATTTTGATTGTCCCGTTCTTCAAACAAATCGCCCTGCCGCTGGGCGTGGTCGGCTTTTTGGTGTTGTCTTACCTGACCATCGTCGGCACATCCAATGCCGTCAACCTCACCGACGGCTTGGACGGCCTTGCGACCTTCCCCGTCGTCCTCGTTGCCGCCGGCCTCGCCATCTTCGCCTATGCCAGCGGCCACTCACAATTTGCCCAATACCTGCAATTACCTTACGTTGCCGGCGCAAACGAAGTGGTGATTTTCTGTACCGCCATGTGCGGCGCGTGCCTCGGTTTCTTGTGGTTTAACGCCTATCCCGCGCAAGTCTTTATGGGCGATGTCGGTGCATTGGCATTGGGTGCCGCGCTCGGTACCGTCGCCGTCATCGTCCGCCAAGAGTTTGTCCTCGTCATTATGGGCGGATTATTTGTCGTAGAAGCCGTATCCGTTATGCTTCAGGTCGGCTGGTATAAGAAAACCAAAAAACGCATCTTCCTGATGGCGCCCATCCATCACCACTACGAACAAAAAGGCTGGAAAGAAACCCAAGTCGTCGTCCGCTTTTGGATTATTACCATCGTCTTGGTGTTGATCGGTTTGAGTACCCTCAAAATCCGCTGA
- the murG gene encoding undecaprenyldiphospho-muramoylpentapeptide beta-N-acetylglucosaminyltransferase produces the protein MGGKTFMLMAGGTGGHIFPALAVADSLRARGHHVIWLGSKDSMEERIVPQYDILLETLAIKGVRGNGIKRKLMLPFTLYQTVREAQQIIRKHRVECVIGFGGFVTFPGGLAAKLLGVPIVIHEQNAVAGLSNRHLSRWAKRVLYAFPKAFSHEGGLVGNPVRADISNLPVPAERFQGREGRLKILVVGGSLGADVLNKTVPQALALLPDNARPQMYHQSGRGKLGSLQADYDALGVQAECVEFITDMVSAYRDADLVICRAGALTIAELTAAGLGALLVPYPHAVDDHQTANARFMVQAEAGLLLPQTQLTAEKLAEILGGLNREKCLKWAENARTLALPHSADDVAEAAIACAA, from the coding sequence ATGGGCGGTAAAACCTTTATGCTGATGGCGGGCGGAACGGGCGGACATATTTTCCCCGCGCTGGCGGTGGCGGATTCATTGCGCGCGCGCGGCCATCATGTAATTTGGCTGGGCAGCAAGGATTCGATGGAAGAGCGCATCGTGCCGCAATACGACATCCTGCTCGAAACGCTGGCGATTAAAGGCGTGCGCGGCAACGGCATCAAACGCAAGCTGATGCTGCCGTTTACTTTGTATCAAACTGTCCGCGAAGCGCAGCAGATTATCCGCAAACACCGTGTCGAGTGCGTCATCGGCTTCGGCGGCTTCGTTACCTTTCCCGGCGGTTTGGCGGCGAAGTTATTAGGCGTGCCGATTGTGATTCACGAGCAAAACGCCGTGGCAGGTTTGTCCAACCGCCACCTGTCGCGCTGGGCGAAGCGGGTGTTGTACGCTTTTCCGAAAGCGTTCAGCCACGAAGGCGGCTTGGTCGGCAACCCCGTCCGCGCCGATATTAGCAACCTGCCCGTGCCTGCCGAACGCTTCCAAGGGCGTGAAGGCCGTCTGAAAATTTTGGTGGTCGGCGGCAGTTTGGGCGCGGACGTTTTGAACAAAACCGTACCGCAGGCATTGGCTTTGCTGCCCGACAATGCGCGTCCGCAGATGTACCACCAATCGGGACGGGGCAAGCTGGGCAGCTTGCAGGCGGATTACGACGCGCTGGGCGTGCAAGCGGAATGCGTGGAATTTATTACCGATATGGTGTCCGCCTACCGCGATGCCGATTTGGTGATTTGCCGTGCCGGCGCGCTGACGATTGCCGAGTTGACGGCGGCGGGATTGGGTGCGTTGTTAGTGCCGTATCCTCACGCCGTTGATGACCATCAAACCGCCAACGCGCGTTTTATGGTGCAGGCGGAGGCGGGATTGCTGTTGCCGCAAACCCAGTTGACGGCGGAAAAACTCGCCGAGATTCTCGGCGGCTTAAACCGCGAAAAATGCCTCAAATGGGCAGAAAACGCCCGTACGTTGGCACTGCCGCACAGTGCGGACGACGTTGCCGAAGCCGCGATTGCGTGTGCGGCGTAA
- a CDS encoding SEL1-like repeat protein produces MKQTVKWLAAALIALGLNQAVWADDVSDFRENLQAAAQGNAAAQNNLGVMYAERRGVRQDRALAQEWLGKACQNGYQDSCDNDQRLKAGY; encoded by the coding sequence ATGAAACAGACAGTCAAATGGCTTGCCGCCGCCCTGATTGCCTTGGGCTTGAACCAAGCGGTGTGGGCGGATGACGTATCGGATTTTCGGGAAAACTTGCAGGCGGCAGCACAGGGAAATGCAGCAGCCCAAAACAATTTGGGCGTGATGTATGCCGAAAGACGCGGCGTGCGCCAAGACCGCGCCCTTGCACAAGAATGGCTTGGCAAGGCTTGTCAAAACGGATACCAAGACAGCTGCGACAATGACCAACGCCTGAAAGCGGGTTATTGA
- a CDS encoding cell division protein FtsQ/DivIB — protein MWDNAEAMERLTRWLLVMMAMLLAASGLVWFYNSNHLPVKQVSLKGNLVYSDKKALGSLAKEYIHGNILRTDINGAQEAYRRYPWIASVMVRRRFPDTVEVVLTERKPVARWGDHALVDGEGNVFEARLDRPGMPVFRGAEGTSAEMLRRYDEFSTVLAKQGLGIKEMTYTARSAWIVVLDNGITVRLGRENEMKRLRLFTEAWQHLLRKNKNRLSYVDMRYKDGFSVRYAPDGLPEKESEE, from the coding sequence ATGTGGGATAATGCCGAAGCGATGGAACGGCTGACGCGCTGGCTGCTTGTCATGATGGCGATGCTGCTTGCTGCGTCCGGGCTGGTTTGGTTTTACAATTCGAATCATCTGCCCGTCAAGCAGGTGTCGCTGAAGGGCAACCTAGTTTATTCCGATAAGAAAGCATTGGGCAGTTTGGCGAAAGAATACATCCATGGGAATATTTTGAGGACGGACATCAATGGCGCACAGGAGGCCTACCGCCGGTATCCGTGGATTGCGTCGGTCATGGTGCGCCGCCGTTTTCCCGACACGGTTGAGGTCGTCCTGACCGAGCGCAAGCCGGTCGCGCGTTGGGGCGACCATGCCTTGGTGGACGGCGAAGGCAATGTTTTTGAAGCCCGTTTGGACAGACCCGGAATGCCGGTATTCAGAGGCGCGGAAGGAACGTCTGCCGAAATGCTCCGCCGTTATGACGAATTTTCGACTGTTTTGGCAAAACAGGGTTTGGGCATCAAAGAGATGACCTATACGGCACGTTCGGCGTGGATTGTCGTTTTGGACAACGGCATCACCGTCAGGCTCGGACGGGAAAACGAGATGAAACGCCTCCGGCTTTTTACCGAAGCGTGGCAACATCTGTTGCGTAAAAATAAAAATCGGTTATCCTATGTGGATATGAGGTATAAGGACGGATTTTCAGTCCGCTATGCTCCCGACGGTTTACCCGAAAAAGAATCCGAAGAATAG
- a CDS encoding D-alanine--D-alanine ligase gives MQNFGKVAVLMGGFSSEREISLDSGTAILNALKSKGIDAYAFDPKETPLSELKAQGFQTAFNILHGTYGEDGAVQGALELLGIPYTGSGVAASAIGMDKYRCKLIWQALGLPVPEFAVLHDDTDFDAVEEKLGLPMFVKPAAEGSSVGVVKVKGKGRLKSVYEELKHFQGEIIAERFIGGGEYSCPVLNGKGLPGIHIIPATEFYDYEAKYNRNDTIYQCPSEDLTEAEESLMRELAVRGAQAIGAEGCVRVDFLKDTDGKLYLLEINTLPGMTGHSLVPKSAAVMGVGFADLCIEILKTAHVG, from the coding sequence ATGCAGAATTTTGGCAAAGTGGCCGTATTGATGGGCGGTTTTTCCAGCGAACGAGAAATCTCGCTGGACAGCGGCACCGCCATTTTGAATGCTTTAAAAAGCAAAGGCATAGACGCATACGCCTTCGATCCCAAGGAAACCCCATTGTCTGAATTGAAGGCACAAGGTTTTCAGACGGCATTCAACATCCTTCACGGTACTTACGGCGAAGACGGGGCTGTTCAGGGTGCATTGGAACTGTTGGGCATTCCCTATACCGGCAGCGGTGTCGCCGCATCCGCCATCGGCATGGACAAATACCGCTGCAAACTGATTTGGCAGGCATTGGGATTGCCCGTTCCCGAGTTCGCCGTCCTGCACGACGACACTGATTTCGATGCCGTCGAAGAAAAATTGGGCCTGCCGATGTTTGTGAAACCGGCGGCCGAAGGCAGCAGCGTAGGCGTGGTAAAAGTCAAAGGAAAAGGCCGTCTGAAAAGCGTTTACGAAGAATTGAAACACTTTCAGGGCGAAATCATTGCCGAACGGTTTATCGGCGGCGGCGAATATTCCTGCCCTGTGTTGAACGGCAAAGGCCTGCCCGGCATACACATCATCCCCGCGACCGAGTTTTATGACTACGAAGCCAAGTACAACCGCAACGACACCATTTATCAATGTCCTTCGGAAGATCTGACCGAAGCCGAAGAAAGCCTGATGCGCGAACTGGCGGTTCGCGGCGCGCAGGCAATCGGTGCGGAAGGCTGCGTGCGCGTCGATTTCCTCAAAGATACCGACGGCAAACTCTATCTGTTGGAAATCAACACCCTGCCCGGTATGACCGGCCATAGTTTAGTACCGAAATCCGCTGCCGTTATGGGCGTGGGTTTTGCCGATTTATGTATTGAAATTTTGAAGACCGCACATGTGGGATAA
- a CDS encoding FtsW/RodA/SpoVE family cell cycle protein, producing MQTDWQVVFLKISEVLVKVGDGVHTLLLDRPIVRDGRKFDAPLLWMVVLMTAFSLLMIYSASVYLASKEGGDQFFYLTRQAGFVVAGLIASGLLWFLCRMRTWRRLVPWIFALSGLLLVVVLIAGREINGATRWIPLGPLNFQPTELFKLAVILYLASLFTRREEVLRSMESLGWQSIWRGTANLIMSATNPQARRETLEMYGRFRAIILPIMLVAFGLVLIMVQPDFGSFVVITVIAVGMLFLAGLPWKYFFVLVGSVLGGMVLMITAAPYRVQRVVAFLDPWKDPQGAGYQLTHSLMAIGRGEWFGMGLGASLSKRGFLPEAHTDFIFAIIAEEFGFFGMCVLIFCYGWLVVRAFSIGKQSRDLGLTFNAYIASGIGIWIGIQSFFNIGVNIGALPTKGLTLPLMSYGGSSVFFMLISMMLLLRIDYENRRKMRGYRVE from the coding sequence GTGCAAACAGACTGGCAGGTGGTTTTTTTGAAGATTTCGGAAGTATTGGTAAAAGTGGGCGACGGTGTCCACACTCTGCTGCTCGACAGGCCGATTGTGCGCGACGGCAGGAAATTCGACGCGCCGCTTTTGTGGATGGTGGTGCTGATGACGGCGTTCAGCCTGCTGATGATTTATTCGGCTTCTGTGTATTTGGCATCAAAAGAAGGCGGCGATCAGTTTTTCTATTTGACCAGACAGGCGGGGTTCGTCGTTGCCGGCTTGATAGCGAGCGGTTTGTTATGGTTTCTTTGCAGGATGAGGACATGGCGGCGGCTTGTGCCGTGGATTTTTGCCCTATCCGGCCTGTTGCTGGTAGTCGTATTGATTGCCGGGCGCGAAATCAATGGCGCGACCCGTTGGATACCTTTGGGTCCGTTGAATTTCCAGCCGACCGAGCTGTTCAAGCTGGCGGTCATCCTTTATTTGGCAAGCCTGTTCACGCGCCGTGAAGAAGTGTTGCGCAGCATGGAAAGTTTGGGTTGGCAGTCGATTTGGCGGGGGACGGCCAATCTGATCATGTCCGCCACCAATCCGCAGGCACGTCGTGAAACATTAGAAATGTACGGCCGTTTCCGGGCGATCATCCTGCCGATTATGCTGGTGGCGTTCGGTTTGGTGCTGATAATGGTACAGCCGGATTTCGGTTCGTTTGTCGTCATTACCGTCATTGCCGTTGGAATGCTGTTTTTGGCAGGATTGCCGTGGAAATATTTTTTCGTCCTGGTAGGCAGCGTCTTGGGCGGGATGGTGCTGATGATTACCGCCGCTCCCTACCGTGTGCAGCGGGTAGTGGCATTTTTGGACCCGTGGAAAGACCCGCAGGGTGCCGGCTACCAGCTTACCCACTCTCTGATGGCAATCGGGCGCGGAGAGTGGTTCGGTATGGGTTTGGGTGCGAGTTTGAGCAAACGCGGCTTTCTGCCGGAAGCGCATACCGATTTTATTTTTGCCATCATCGCCGAAGAATTCGGTTTCTTCGGTATGTGCGTGCTGATATTCTGTTACGGCTGGCTGGTGGTGCGGGCGTTTTCCATCGGCAAGCAGTCGCGCGATTTGGGTTTGACTTTCAACGCCTATATCGCTTCGGGTATCGGCATTTGGATCGGTATCCAAAGTTTCTTCAATATCGGTGTGAACATCGGTGCTTTGCCGACCAAAGGTCTGACGCTGCCGTTGATGTCCTATGGCGGTTCGTCAGTCTTTTTCATGCTGATCAGCATGATGCTGCTGTTGCGTATAGATTATGAAAACCGCCGGAAAATGCGCGGTTACCGGGTGGAGTAA